TTTTTGTAATCCTCTAGTACATACATTGATATGGTGTTTTCTTCCTCAAGATGCTCATAGTCCAACACCGTCAGACAGCCTCCAAATTCTATTAACTTCGTCTTATGCAACTGATTCAGGGCACCATCGGGCAATGCTAAAGTCCTAAACTTCTCGGTCTCGACATCGAACGCCACTATTACTTTGTTGCTCATCAAGTCAAGCGTGAGGAAATGAATGCTTCCATTAATGCAAACGCTGCCTCCGCAGGGAAAATCGATAGGGCCGCTATCGATTTTCCTCCACGAATTTGTTCCCAACGTCAGAATCTTGTTCGCCGTGATAACTCCGGCCATGCGGTTGAGGGCGTTCGAAACCCACGTCTTCATGACTTTGTACCGTCTCGTGACGGGATCGAAGCCCAAGGCGCTGAAGCTGTGCATAACGCGGTGCAAATGGACGGGGAGATCGGGACCGGCGGGCGGAAGGGCCCTGACCTCTCTGGTGCTGATGTTGCACAGGTACGTAAGGTCCCCGACGTCGAAGCAAATCAACCCGTTGACGCTTTGCCAGTCCAGCCTGGTCGAGTTGATGGTCTGGTCCAGTTGGCCCAAGGGAACCGCGAACCCAGTCTGATGGTCCAAGCTGAAGAACCTGCAGCCGAAGTGAGTCGGCTCGATGTTGCCGACGATGGATATGAGGGAGGTGACGTCGGAGCAACCGAGGGACTGAGCCAAGACTAAATCAGCGA
This Eucalyptus grandis isolate ANBG69807.140 chromosome 7, ASM1654582v1, whole genome shotgun sequence DNA region includes the following protein-coding sequences:
- the LOC104454798 gene encoding F-box protein At5g65850-like, with the translated sequence MAVQDDGGGCGGGEPPSGGALDAESLRIPLGPTEKQPRRTREEEATGENAGLTELPTEIISNILSLLPVKTLLRIRSVSKGWRSIIDHRSFADLVLAQSLGCSDVTSLISIVGNIEPTHFGCRFFSLDHQTGFAVPLGQLDQTINSTRLDWQSVNGLICFDVGDLTYLCNISTREVRALPPAGPDLPVHLHRVMHSFSALGFDPVTRRYKVMKTWVSNALNRMAGVITANKILTLGTNSWRKIDSGPIDFPCGGSVCINGSIHFLTLDLMSNKVIVAFDVETEKFRTLALPDGALNQLHKTKLIEFGGCLTVLDYEHLEEENTISMYVLEDYKNRVWMERPIVLPRSWKEDLSRSERFLVGSVRAEEILLAPRVTAGEVYFLSYDVEKKTLKKVQVHGLPLSLLRSPVIIACAPIEYVHSILALSEV